A single region of the Branchiostoma lanceolatum isolate klBraLanc5 chromosome 1, klBraLanc5.hap2, whole genome shotgun sequence genome encodes:
- the LOC136439158 gene encoding synaptic vesicle 2-related protein-like, producing the protein MVRSSKPTQCKDSERIPLTATGHRKGQTRDTFTVEDAVEELGFGRFQIKLYLWCGLAYMAIAMEIMIITVLSSELQCEWHLSSWHQAFLSTSIFIGIMIGAYVWGKFADKYGRRTALMAAFLWLFFYGILSAFAPTFSWLLVLRVLVGFGTSSFTVTSTLCLEFFPRRQGGQSVMFLLLFWAAGSCLEVGLAVVVLPSLGWRWLLVFTAVPSLVVAVWCKWIPESARYHVAGGQQEKARQTLKRIAQENKSSLPPGKLVVPVVTEKRGQFRDLFTKELRLTTVLLWFIWIAAIMSYYGIALMTTELFRSGDNFCEAGRDQSQVTCHAACNKLSGQAYMNIFVTTLAELPGTFLLMLIMTYLPRKPTMALALAGFSLFTFMLLTCAGRAWLTVFIFVARAFISGGSQLPFVYTPEVYPTMTRALGIGTCSAVARVGAILTPFVAQVMLKFSVHLTVSVYGTICLLAAVACLLLPIETKGRSMQETGQTTQPQSP; encoded by the exons ATACATTCACAGTAGAGGATGCGGTGGAGGAGTTGGGGTTCGGCAGGTTTCAGATCAAGCTGTATCTGTGGTGTGGATTGGCATAT ATGGCGATTGCGATGGAAATCATGATCATCACAGTCCTGTCGTCAGAGCTACAATGTGAATGGCACCTCAGCAGCTGGCACCAGGCATTCCTCTCTACATCAATTTTCATCGGGATCATGATCGGTGCCTATGTATGGGGGAAGTTCGCTGATAAATATGGCAGGAGGACG GCGCTGATGGCTGCATTTCTGTGGCTATTCTTCTACGGCATACTCAGCGCATTTGCCCCCACCTTCAGCTGGCTTCTAGTGCTGCGTGTGTTGGTTGGATTCGGGACTTCATCGTTTACTGTAAC AAGTACACTCTGCCTGGAATTCTTTCCAAGGAGACAGGGAGGACAATCTGTCATGTTCTTGCTG TTGTTCTGGGCGGCAGGAAGTTGTTTGGAAGTTGGACTGGCTGTCGTCGTCCTGCCTTCCTTGGGGTGGAGATGGTTGCTGGTCTTCACCGCAGTTCCTTCTCTGGTTGTCGCTGTGTGGTGTAAG TGGATACCAGAGAGTGCCCGGTACCACGTTGCTGGCGGACAGCAGGAGAAGGCACGACAGACGCTGAAGAGGATTGCGCAAGAGAACAAGTCATCCTTGCCCCCGGGTAAACTCGTCGTCCCCGTCGTAACG GAGAAACGTGGACAGTTCAGAGACTTATTCACCAAAGAGCTCCGACTGACGACCGTTCTTCTGTGGTTTATATG gATAGCAGCTATAATGTCCTACTACGGCATAGCATTGATGACGACAGAGTTGTTTCGATCAGGCGACAACTTTTGCG AAGCCGGTCGGGATCAGAGTCAGGTCACGTGTCATGCTGCCTGCAACAAGCTCTCAGGCCAAGCCTACATGAACATATTCGTTACAACACTAGCTGAACTTCCAg GCACCTTTCTGTTGATGCTGATTATGACCTATCTGCCCAGAAAACCAACCATGGCTCTGGCGTTGGCAGGATTTTCTCTGTTTACTTTTATGCTTCTCACGTGTGCGGGAAG GGCATGGTTGACCGTCTTCATCTTCGTAGCTCGAGCCTTTATATCCGGAGGGTCTCAACTTCCTTTTGTTTACACGCCGGAG GTCTATCCCACCATGACGAGGGCTCTGGGAATAGGCACATGCAGCGCTGTGGCTAGAGTAGGAGCCATTCTCACCCCTTTTGTTGCGCAG GTAATGCTGAAGTTCTCGGTGCACCTGACTGTATCTGTGTACGGGACCATCTGTCTCCTGGCTGCTGTTGCCTGTTTGCTGCTCCCCATCGAGACCAAAGGACGGAGCATGCAGGAGACTGGACAGACCACACAGCCACAATCACCATGA
- the LOC136439164 gene encoding NLR family CARD domain-containing protein 4-like has product MAEGHGATGNSGETADVRKYFYYIKEKVSSDWKDLAFHLEFEQPDIDNIDGRNRDDKSRCMDLLEEWVKRNGERATIEVLMEALSEATLQNVVDGLRKKLREMPFQVSFPVGAAGTESTSLTGVNQTEMFQKSVKKYYELKLSHFKPLIWNDKFTLTLSDIFTQLELIPGHEKHLKTSEAHYRSESMNQRKKLKSLDDLFKPGITGLSTAPRCILIEGEAGGGKTTFLSKEALDAVSQKTKLGRRHDIALLIRLREVREGEPIEEMVWDQCVPETAEGIDVRSIRAILQRNESRVLFLLDGYDELQSEARVAGQAIPKLLSGKLYPNSMIVITSRPSAGVQQYTRPDCHIHIMGFSEEHVEKYMDQYFTVVMKQELTKTLVEHIEDNKLLKTLIYTPMFLMLLCLLWEEDQNIVSTGTMTGLYDNLLTCLVRKYCKREGVDMPTEGLPREVAKSLLQLGKLALEALLRNETLLDLTEAEREKLDWELLLKLGVVSLEDSSSRLHPRKRLNFSHKTMQEFLAGRYVAHAPVKEDIAKLLQLTSITRALELSNLLQFTCGCDSLAAKAVMEELSNLCKKEFSHLQPDDFKSFHQIPVKPEIEKSVETYERFILLCLNILNERKEPAVLHAVSGALTVIILYLDEHRTLHTALKYYLENIQSSDLPDRTILTTRTSNSVQYLEKIFTTPIPGLKLDLRLEDVPFDSPDKMARLVSVLKNVPCVRALDMPDNMLEPSSLQELVRGFSHMSLLEELDLSGDLGDAGMKVLLVGLSNIPHLAVLFLDSVDMTAVGMSSLAPCMLHLVRLRELCINYNHIGDTGLESLTAVLPNFTAMQMLGLERIGISSTGMGTLVPALRQLTRLIKLDISENDIGDPGLESLASILHHLTAMKVLELWSTGISDRGVSALIKALPHLVDLQVLNVRSNNIGDSGIVSLVQTLCQPSSLDMEQNPPRCKNLTTAPHYNTTLQELWIGNKGVTGVGLSRVAQLISALPALAKLNMSDHRYPLAHLSDTAAMALAEALPRLPALEWLHLWGISMEPAGFQAVVQAAEEHPTLNQLYYAREGVPEGADTTASCLGI; this is encoded by the exons ATGGCTGAGGGGCATGGAGCAACTGGTAACTCAGGTGAAACTGCAG ATGTCCGTAAGTACTTCTATTACATCAAGGAAAAGGTGAGCTCAGACTGGAAGGACCTGGCCTTCCATCTTGAATTTGAACAACCTGATATCGACAACATCGATGGGAGAAACCGAGATGACAAGTCTCGCTGTATGGACCTGTTGGAGGAATGGGTCAAGCGTAACGGAGAGAGAGCCACCATAGAGGTCCTGATGGAGGCTCTGTCTGAGGCAACCCTGCAGAATGTTGTGGATGGTCTAAGGAAGAAACTTCGAG AAATGCCCTTTCAAGTTTCATTTCCAGTTGGAGCTGCAGGAACAGAATCTACTTCATTGACAGGTGTGAATCAGA CAGAAATGTTCCAGAAGTCTGTGAAGAAGTACTATGAGTTAAAACTGTCTCACTTTAAGCCTCTGATCTGGAATGACAAGTTCACACTTACCCTCAGTGACATCTTCACCCAGTTAGAGTTGATACCAGGACATGAAAAACACCTCAAAACATCTGAAGCACATTACAGGTCAGAATCAatgaatcaaagaaaaaaacttaaGTCATTGGATGACTTGTTCAAGCCAGGTATCACAGGGCTGTCCACAGCACCAAGGTGCATTCTGATTGAGGGTGAAGCCGGAGGGGGAAAGACAACATTTCTGTCCAAAGAAGCCCTAGATGCCGTCTCACAGAAAACAAAGCTGGGCAGACGGCACGACATCGCCCTGTTGATCCGGCTCAGGGAGGTGAGGGAGGGGGAGCCCATAGAGGAGATGGTGTGGGACCAGTGCGTTCCTGAAACAGCAGAAGGTATTGATGTAAGATCAATCAGAGCAATCCTTCAGAGGAATGAGTCCCGTGTGCTCTTCCTCCTAGATGGGTATGATGAGCTGCAGTCAGAGGCCAGGGTAGCTGGGCAGGCCATTCCTAAACTGCTGTCTGGCAAGTTGTACCCCAACAGCATGATTGTGATCACCTCCCGACCCTCAGCAGGAGTGCAGCAGTACACCCGGCCAGACTGCCACATACACATCATGGGTTTCTCTGAAGAACATGTAGAGAAATATATGGATCAGTATTTCACTGTTGTTATGAAGCAAGAACTGACAAAGACACTTGTTGAACATATTGAAGATAACAAACTTTTGAAGACTTTGATATATACACCAATGTTCCTGATGTTGTTGTGTCTGCTGTGGGAGGAGGACCAAAATATTGTATCTACTGGAACAATGACGGGACTGTACGACAATCTGCTGACATGTCTGGTTAGAAAGTACTGTAAGCGGGAAGGAGTGGACATGCCAACAGAAGGGCTGCCTAGAGAGGTTGCCAAGTCTTTGCTGCAGCTTGGCAAACTTGCGCTAGAGGCACTGCTGAGGAATGAGACACTGCTTGATCTTACAGAAGCAGAGAGAGAGAAGCTTGATTGGGAGTTGTTGTTAAAGCTGGGTGTTGTCTCCTTGGAGGATTCTTCATCTAGATTGCACCCTAGGAAACGGTTGAACTTTTCACACAAGACCATGCAAGAGTTCCTTGCTGGAAGATATGTCGCTCATGCTCCGGTAAAAGAAGACATTGCAAAGCTGCTGCAGCTCACCTCCATAACAAGGGCACTTGAACTCAGTAACCTGCTTCAGTTCACATGTGGCTGTGACTCACTGGCAGCAAAAGCTGTGATGGAAGAACTAAGCAATCTTTGTAAGAAGGAGTTTTCACATTTACAACCAGATGACTTCAAGAGTTTTCACCAAATACCTGTAAAACCAGAGATTGAAAAATCTGTTGAAACTTACGAGAGGTTCATTTTGCTCTGCCTGAATATTctgaatgaaagaaaagagCCCGCCGTACTTCATGCAGTCAGTGGAGCCCTGACAGTCATCATCTTGTACCTGGACGAACACCGTACACTACATACTGCTCTGAAGTACTACTTGGAAAACATCCAGTCATCAGATCTCCCTGACAGAACCATACTAACAACAAGAACATCAAATTCTGTACAGTACCTGGAAAAGATTTTCACCACTCCAATTCCTGGCCTGAAGTTAGATCTAAGACTAGAGGATGTGCCATTTGACTCACCTGATAAGATGGCCAGGCTGGTTTCTGTTCTGAAAAATGTTCCTTGTGTGAGGGCATTGGATATGCCAGACAACATGCTAGAACCATCATCACTCCAGGAACTTGTGCGGGGGTTCAGCCACATGTCTCTGTTAGAGGAGCTGGACCTTTCTGGTGATCTTGGTGATGCTGGGATGAAAGTCCTGCTGGTAGGGCTGTCCAATATTCCACACCTGGCTGTACTCTTTCTTGATTCGGTTGATATGACAGCTGTGGGCATGTCAAGCCTGGCTCCCTGCATGCTTCACCTAGTGAGACTGAGAGAACTGTGCATAAACTATAATCATATCGGTGACACCGGGCTGGAGTCTCTCACCGCTGTCCTcccaaacttcactgccatGCAGATGTTGGGCCTGGAGCGGATCGGCATCAGCTCCACAGGCATGGGCACACTGGTCCCTGCATTGCGTCAGCTAACCAGACTTATCAAACTGGACATTAGTGAGAATGACATAGGAGACCCCGGGCTGGAGTCCCTGGCTTCTATCCTCCACCACCTCACAGCCATGAAAGTATTGGAGCTATGGTCAACAGGTATCAGTGACAGAGGAGTATCAGCACTGATCAAAGCTCTGCCTCACCTGGTGGACTTGCAGGTGTTGAATGTGAGAAGCAATAACATAGGGGACTCAGGGATTGTCTCACTGGTGCAAACACTCTGCCAACCCAGCAGTTTGGACATGGAACAAAACCCACCACGTTGCAAGAATCTGACCACAGCCCCTCACTATAACACCACACTACAGGAGCTGTGGATAGGCAATAAGGGAGTAACAGGAGTCGGACTGAGTAGGGTTGCTCAGCTCATCAGCGCACTGCCGGCACTGGCCAAGCTAAACATGTCTGATCACAGGTACCCACTTGCACATCTGTCTGACACTGCTGCCATGGCTCTGGCCGAGGCTCTACCCAGACTCCCTGCCCTGGAGTGGCTGCACCTGTGGGGCATCTCCATGGAGCCTGCAGGGTTCCAGGCTGTGGTGCAGGCTGCTGAGGAACACCCAACACTGAATCAGCTGTA CTATGCTAGGGAGGGAGTTCCTGAGGGAGCGGACACCACAGCCAGCTGCCTGGGGATTTGA